A part of Streptomyces sp. NBC_01210 genomic DNA contains:
- a CDS encoding universal stress protein: MANIASAPGTETPGPVVVGTDGSAHATKAVLWAAGEAEARNQPLNIVHATDTEARARHLSSDAVRLVHDSGGGLLDEAAGEVRGAFPGVPVAMTLSEAGVAESLLTAAGVDGTIVVGSRGLGGFSALLLGSVGLRVAARAEGPLIVVRGDAELAATGVVVVGVRDDRDLDALRFAAWTAQQRKALLRVLSAWMFLQNVGSMAPMFDDASEIAEAQLAETSRIVAPVRKEFPDLVVTEHIVRAVSAAGALVEAAADADLLVVGARRPTHAIGSRLGPVAHAVLHHAPCPVAVVPHRDATPRAHEG; the protein is encoded by the coding sequence ATGGCCAACATTGCTTCCGCGCCGGGTACGGAGACACCCGGGCCCGTAGTGGTCGGCACGGACGGCTCGGCCCATGCGACGAAGGCCGTGCTCTGGGCCGCAGGCGAGGCCGAAGCCCGGAATCAGCCCCTCAACATCGTTCACGCGACCGATACTGAGGCCAGAGCACGGCACTTGTCCTCTGACGCCGTTCGGCTCGTCCACGACTCCGGCGGCGGCCTGCTGGACGAGGCGGCCGGCGAGGTGCGCGGTGCTTTCCCAGGCGTACCTGTGGCTATGACACTCAGCGAAGCAGGTGTTGCGGAATCCCTGCTGACGGCGGCCGGAGTCGACGGCACTATCGTCGTCGGCTCACGCGGGCTCGGCGGATTCTCAGCGCTGCTCCTGGGATCGGTGGGTCTGCGGGTCGCGGCGCGGGCGGAGGGCCCGTTGATCGTCGTGCGGGGCGATGCCGAGCTCGCCGCGACGGGGGTCGTGGTTGTCGGGGTACGGGACGACCGGGACCTCGACGCGCTCCGCTTCGCCGCGTGGACCGCCCAGCAGCGCAAGGCGTTGCTCCGTGTGCTGAGTGCGTGGATGTTCCTGCAGAACGTCGGGAGCATGGCGCCGATGTTCGACGACGCGAGTGAAATCGCTGAGGCGCAGCTCGCTGAGACATCTCGCATCGTCGCCCCAGTCCGCAAGGAGTTCCCGGACCTTGTGGTGACGGAGCACATCGTCCGGGCGGTATCCGCTGCAGGGGCGCTCGTGGAGGCGGCTGCGGACGCAGACCTGCTGGTGGTGGGCGCCCGCAGGCCAACGCATGCGATCGGTTCACGTCTGGGACCTGTCGCCCACGCGGTCCTGCACCACGCGCCCTGCCCAGTGGCTGTCGTGCCCCACCGGGACGCGACGCCTCGGGCGCACGAAGGCTGA
- a CDS encoding potassium channel family protein, whose amino-acid sequence MRIIIAGCGRVGSALATQLAAEGHDVRLIDRAQGSRRRLPAGFPGQFLEGNGFSRTVLERAGIEHADALVAVTSGDNSNIVTARIAKETYRVPIVLARIYDPRRADIYRELGIPTIASVRWTVNQIHQMLLHRHLTPELTFGNGETLLVRSQIPAYLTGRRLAEFDVDREIRVVEVTRAGRSLVPAHGTAAEPGDLVTFAVAATALGRLRGFLDKELGT is encoded by the coding sequence ATGAGAATCATCATCGCGGGCTGCGGACGAGTGGGATCTGCTCTGGCCACCCAGCTCGCAGCGGAAGGCCACGACGTGCGTCTCATCGACCGCGCGCAGGGCAGTCGTCGGCGGCTGCCCGCAGGGTTCCCCGGCCAGTTCCTCGAAGGGAACGGATTCAGCCGGACCGTCCTGGAGCGGGCGGGTATCGAGCACGCCGACGCGCTCGTCGCCGTCACCTCCGGGGACAACAGCAACATCGTCACCGCGAGGATCGCCAAGGAGACGTACCGAGTACCCATCGTCCTCGCCCGCATCTACGACCCACGGCGCGCCGACATCTATCGGGAGCTAGGCATCCCCACCATCGCCAGCGTCCGCTGGACCGTGAACCAGATCCATCAGATGCTGCTGCACCGCCATCTCACGCCGGAACTCACCTTCGGCAACGGCGAAACTCTCCTGGTCCGCTCGCAGATCCCGGCCTACCTCACCGGCCGCCGACTCGCCGAGTTCGACGTCGACCGTGAGATCCGTGTCGTGGAAGTGACCAGAGCGGGCCGCTCGCTGGTGCCCGCTCACGGCACGGCAGCCGAGCCCGGAGATCTCGTCACCTTCGCCGTCGCCGCCACCGCCCTCGGCCGTCTGCGCGGCTTTCTCGACAAGGAGCTGGGGACATGA
- a CDS encoding pyridoxamine 5'-phosphate oxidase family protein — protein MHHHDGFRELDRQECLRLLGQVSIGRIVYTDQALPAVLPVNFSLDHDFSVLLRTSAASRVARAVGQAVVAFEVDRFDEAAGTGWSVVVMGPANQVTDPGERERLLRTGPRSWVPVPDGVFIRIRPELVTGRVVDRNEFRSDTRVSHEQQSAP, from the coding sequence ATGCACCACCACGACGGCTTCCGAGAGCTCGACCGGCAGGAGTGCCTGCGTCTGCTGGGGCAGGTGTCGATCGGCCGCATCGTCTACACCGACCAGGCCCTGCCTGCGGTCCTGCCAGTGAACTTCTCCCTGGACCACGACTTTTCCGTGCTGCTGCGAACTTCGGCGGCCTCCCGCGTGGCCCGCGCCGTGGGCCAGGCCGTGGTGGCGTTCGAGGTGGACCGGTTCGACGAGGCGGCCGGCACCGGGTGGAGTGTCGTCGTCATGGGCCCGGCGAACCAGGTCACTGACCCGGGGGAGCGCGAACGGCTGCTGCGGACCGGACCGCGCTCGTGGGTGCCGGTGCCGGACGGAGTATTCATCCGGATCCGTCCCGAGCTGGTGACCGGACGTGTTGTGGACCGCAATGAATTCCGTTCGGACACGCGCGTGTCGCACGAGCAGCAGTCCGCCCCGTGA
- a CDS encoding Rv1733c family protein, translating into MRSNGRTSTRFWRWRRSPLRRRSDVVEAWIVLALWVLALVGGAAVTLAAGSAVVQTHERHRAERYAVQAELTEAVPAAMPTADGVKAQVRAPVRWRDRYGVVQTATVSVEASGPAGSEAVVWTDRWGTPTTPPVTGAKVAAQAFAAGALALGAWGGLVVAVGCAARGRLDRFRMDQWAKEWAEVGPAWRRRTT; encoded by the coding sequence ATGAGGAGCAACGGGCGTACAAGTACGAGGTTCTGGCGATGGCGGCGCAGCCCGCTCAGGCGCCGCAGCGACGTGGTCGAGGCCTGGATCGTGCTGGCCCTATGGGTGCTGGCGCTGGTCGGCGGAGCAGCGGTCACCCTCGCGGCGGGCTCGGCCGTCGTGCAGACCCATGAGCGGCATCGGGCGGAACGCTATGCCGTCCAGGCCGAGCTCACCGAGGCCGTGCCGGCCGCTATGCCCACGGCAGACGGTGTGAAGGCGCAAGTCCGGGCGCCGGTGCGCTGGAGGGACCGATACGGCGTGGTCCAAACCGCGACCGTGAGTGTCGAGGCAAGTGGCCCTGCCGGATCGGAGGCCGTGGTCTGGACGGACCGCTGGGGGACTCCGACCACGCCGCCGGTCACCGGCGCTAAGGTGGCGGCTCAGGCGTTTGCCGCCGGAGCATTGGCCCTCGGCGCCTGGGGCGGCCTGGTGGTGGCCGTCGGCTGTGCCGCGCGCGGGCGCCTTGACCGCTTCCGCATGGACCAGTGGGCGAAGGAGTGGGCCGAGGTCGGCCCGGCGTGGCGGCGCAGGACCACCTGA
- a CDS encoding 2-hydroxyacid dehydrogenase — MDIIAFGVLADEHPQLEQAFADQHAVRCLELFLNPDTAPAARGYEVVSSSVNDVLDADVLAALADGGTRMIAQRSTGYNNIDLDRARELGLTVARVSSYSPYSVAEFAWSLALALNRRTVRAVGRTREFDFRLNGLMGRDFHDRTVGVMGTGKIGTAFSRIAHGFGMRLLGWDVQENSDCLALGMKYVDKERLFGEADLISLHVPLLPATHHLVDADALGRMKSDAILINTSRGGLIDAAALVTALREGRLDGVGLDVYEEEAGVFFVDHSLEVMTDDTLARLMTFRNVLVTSHQAYFTRDAVGQIIDTTVRNVADYLAGRTSDNVLVRPKE; from the coding sequence ATGGACATCATCGCGTTCGGGGTGCTCGCCGATGAGCACCCGCAGCTGGAGCAGGCGTTCGCCGACCAACACGCGGTGCGCTGTCTCGAACTGTTCCTCAACCCGGACACCGCGCCGGCGGCCCGCGGATACGAGGTTGTCTCCAGCAGCGTCAATGACGTCCTGGACGCGGACGTCCTCGCTGCCCTCGCCGACGGCGGCACCCGGATGATTGCCCAGCGCTCGACCGGCTACAACAACATCGATCTGGACCGGGCCAGGGAGCTGGGCCTGACCGTGGCACGAGTCTCCTCCTACTCCCCTTACTCGGTCGCCGAGTTCGCCTGGTCTCTCGCCCTGGCCCTCAACCGCCGTACCGTCCGCGCCGTCGGGCGCACCCGGGAGTTCGACTTTCGCCTCAACGGTCTGATGGGCAGGGACTTCCACGACCGAACCGTCGGCGTCATGGGGACGGGAAAGATCGGCACCGCGTTCAGCCGCATCGCGCACGGTTTCGGAATGCGCCTGCTGGGCTGGGACGTGCAGGAGAACAGCGACTGCCTGGCACTCGGCATGAAGTACGTCGACAAAGAGCGCCTGTTCGGCGAAGCCGACCTGATCAGCCTGCATGTCCCCCTGCTGCCCGCGACTCACCACCTCGTGGACGCGGACGCCCTGGGAAGGATGAAAAGCGACGCAATCCTGATCAACACCAGCCGCGGCGGGCTCATCGACGCGGCCGCGCTGGTGACAGCGCTGCGCGAGGGCCGACTCGACGGGGTGGGACTGGACGTCTACGAGGAAGAGGCCGGTGTGTTCTTCGTCGACCACTCCCTGGAGGTGATGACGGACGACACCCTCGCCCGCCTAATGACCTTCCGGAACGTCCTGGTGACCTCCCATCAGGCGTACTTCACCAGGGACGCGGTCGGCCAGATCATCGACACTACGGTGCGAAACGTCGCGGACTATCTCGCCGGACGCACCAGCGACAACGTCCTCGTCCGACCCAAGGAGTAG
- a CDS encoding cation-translocating P-type ATPase: MDTSPRGLTTAAADARLRQFGSNELPRAAHPAMWRQLAAQFTDLFAVVLLIASAITFLAYALQEPRDVGTLQLAVAILGVVVLNASIGFTQEYSAERTAESLQAMVPHTCRVLRDAVLRELSARELVHGDVVLLEAGDAVSADCRLVEAHDITVNNAAITGESDAVGRSHEPERQGPVLEARNCVFMGTDVVAGTAKAVVFATGRSTEFGRIFQLTAAAPRQKTPLQRQVASMARRVAGTALAVGSLLFAVRLPAGQDLVSAFVFALGVMVALVPEGLPATLSVSLAIGVRRMARRHALVKQLLAVEALGSTTVVCTDKTGTLTQAEMTVVQVWAGGVMHAVSGVGYEPAGEVADPEPVRAVLRTAALCSNARLVPPSEGGRWHVLGDTTEGALLVAAAKAGLDRAAAEAAAPRVGEHPFDAVRKLMSTVHSGADGYHACVKGAPQELLERCTAIDRQSEVIALTDALRAEVMDVNDALAKQGLRVLAAARRELSGPHPDRECVESGLTFLGLVGMLDPPRPEVREAVTACHRAGIRVVMVTGDHPLTAEAVARRVGIVRRADPTVMTGARLNELDDDALDELLAGQGELLLCRVSPEHKMRVVTAFQRRHEVVAVTGDGANDAPALKHADIGVAMGASGTDVAREAAVMVLLDDSFASIATAVRLGRSVYQNIRKFLVYLFSHNIGELVPILAATFAGFPLVPISAVQILAIDLGSDVLPALALGAERPEDDVMDRPPRSRDERLFSPAVMGRILFLGGIQAAGVCAVFFWHINASGIPYADFTEDSVAYREAITLVQAGIVVSQFFNALAVRTERESVFRAGLLSNLWLLAAGCFAIGLMAAISYLPPLQEVFNTAPLTVTDWAVLAGLGVVLLASEEARKAWLRHRTARDKGGER, encoded by the coding sequence CTGGACACCTCGCCCCGTGGACTGACGACCGCCGCGGCCGACGCCAGGCTCCGGCAGTTCGGGTCCAATGAACTCCCGCGCGCAGCGCACCCCGCCATGTGGCGGCAATTGGCAGCCCAGTTCACGGACCTCTTCGCGGTAGTCCTGCTCATCGCTTCAGCGATCACATTCCTCGCATACGCACTCCAGGAGCCACGGGACGTCGGCACCCTGCAACTCGCCGTGGCGATCCTGGGCGTGGTGGTACTGAACGCGTCCATCGGGTTCACCCAGGAGTACTCGGCCGAGCGGACGGCGGAGTCGCTGCAGGCGATGGTGCCGCACACGTGCCGGGTGCTGCGCGACGCCGTGCTGCGGGAACTGTCCGCGCGGGAGCTGGTGCACGGGGACGTGGTGCTTCTCGAGGCCGGGGATGCGGTCTCCGCCGACTGCCGCCTGGTGGAGGCGCACGACATCACCGTGAACAACGCCGCGATCACCGGTGAGAGCGACGCCGTCGGCCGAAGCCACGAGCCCGAGCGCCAGGGCCCGGTCCTGGAGGCGCGCAACTGTGTCTTCATGGGCACCGACGTCGTGGCGGGAACCGCAAAGGCCGTGGTCTTCGCCACCGGCCGTTCGACCGAGTTCGGGCGGATCTTCCAGCTCACGGCCGCCGCACCGCGACAGAAGACCCCACTGCAGCGCCAGGTCGCCTCGATGGCGCGACGGGTGGCGGGTACGGCACTGGCCGTGGGATCACTCCTGTTCGCCGTGCGGCTGCCCGCAGGACAGGACCTCGTGTCGGCGTTCGTTTTCGCGCTCGGCGTGATGGTCGCGCTTGTCCCCGAAGGGCTGCCCGCCACGCTCTCCGTGTCCCTCGCGATCGGCGTCCGGCGTATGGCCCGCCGCCATGCGTTGGTGAAGCAATTGCTCGCCGTCGAGGCTCTGGGCTCGACAACAGTGGTGTGCACGGACAAGACCGGGACACTGACGCAGGCGGAGATGACTGTCGTCCAGGTCTGGGCCGGAGGCGTGATGCACGCCGTGTCCGGGGTGGGTTACGAGCCGGCCGGTGAGGTCGCAGACCCCGAACCGGTTCGCGCAGTCCTGCGGACCGCGGCGCTGTGCAGCAACGCTCGTCTGGTGCCGCCTTCCGAGGGCGGTCGATGGCACGTGCTCGGGGACACCACCGAGGGTGCGCTGCTCGTCGCCGCCGCCAAGGCCGGACTCGATCGGGCCGCCGCAGAAGCGGCCGCTCCGCGCGTCGGCGAGCATCCCTTCGACGCCGTACGCAAGTTGATGAGCACGGTGCACTCCGGGGCCGACGGTTACCACGCCTGTGTGAAGGGGGCTCCCCAGGAGCTGCTCGAACGGTGCACGGCGATCGACCGGCAGAGCGAAGTGATCGCGTTGACCGACGCGCTGCGTGCGGAGGTGATGGATGTCAATGACGCGCTGGCCAAGCAGGGACTGCGGGTCCTGGCCGCCGCCCGGCGGGAACTCTCAGGCCCGCATCCCGACCGGGAGTGTGTCGAGTCGGGGCTGACCTTCCTGGGGCTCGTCGGCATGCTGGACCCGCCGAGGCCCGAGGTACGGGAGGCGGTTACCGCCTGCCATCGGGCCGGTATCCGGGTCGTGATGGTGACCGGGGACCATCCGCTGACCGCTGAGGCGGTGGCCCGCCGTGTGGGAATCGTGCGGCGTGCTGATCCGACGGTCATGACCGGTGCCCGGCTGAACGAGTTGGACGACGACGCCCTCGACGAGCTGCTGGCCGGCCAGGGCGAGCTGTTGCTGTGCCGGGTCAGCCCCGAGCACAAGATGCGTGTGGTCACCGCCTTCCAGCGGCGTCACGAGGTGGTCGCTGTCACGGGCGACGGCGCCAATGACGCCCCGGCCCTGAAGCACGCCGACATCGGGGTGGCCATGGGCGCGTCCGGGACGGACGTGGCCCGGGAAGCCGCCGTCATGGTGCTTCTCGACGACTCGTTCGCGTCCATCGCCACAGCGGTACGACTCGGCCGTTCCGTCTACCAGAACATCAGGAAGTTTCTGGTCTACCTCTTCAGCCACAACATCGGAGAACTCGTCCCCATCCTCGCCGCGACCTTCGCCGGTTTTCCCCTGGTCCCGATCAGTGCCGTACAGATCCTCGCGATCGACCTCGGCTCGGACGTCCTGCCCGCTCTCGCGCTCGGCGCCGAGCGCCCGGAGGACGATGTGATGGACCGTCCGCCGCGCTCACGGGACGAACGGCTGTTCTCTCCCGCGGTGATGGGCCGCATCCTCTTCCTGGGCGGAATCCAGGCAGCCGGGGTCTGCGCGGTGTTCTTCTGGCACATCAACGCTTCCGGTATCCCCTATGCCGACTTCACCGAGGACAGCGTCGCCTATAGGGAGGCGATCACTCTGGTGCAGGCCGGGATCGTGGTCAGCCAGTTCTTCAATGCGCTGGCGGTGCGCACTGAACGCGAGAGCGTCTTCCGCGCCGGTCTGCTGAGCAACCTGTGGCTGCTGGCAGCCGGATGCTTCGCGATCGGCCTGATGGCAGCCATCAGCTATCTGCCCCCACTCCAGGAGGTGTTCAACACGGCCCCGCTCACCGTCACCGACTGGGCCGTCCTCGCCGGGCTCGGAGTCGTGCTGCTCGCCTCAGAGGAAGCCCGCAAGGCCTGGCTGCGCCACCGCACCGCACGAGACAAGGGAGGAGAGCGATGA
- a CDS encoding sensor histidine kinase, with protein MASSEDGRVRLPQLRLDELLEELQARLDAARGTRDRVHSLLEAVLSVGRELDLEQVLHSIVEAAAVLVDADYAALGVIAPSGTSLSQFLTVGVSDEEIAVIGPYPSGHGILGELIRNPRPLRLPKISEHPSSYGFPSHHPPMKTFLGVPIRVRDHVFGNLYLTEKRGGAQFDDEDESVLSTLAVAAGVAIDNARLYEEVKLRERWLRANADITHSLMSGSPRSEVLTLIAERAKEIAGAELAVVALPMPDTGTLAIELAIGPNADAHRGLVLPVEGSLSGAAFTAGAPVTSADVTHDERVSAGPPRFAGLGPAVAVPIGTADGVRGVLLLAREAGATVFADEETDPLRSFAGQAAVAMELAERRSDAEQIALLEDRDRIARDLHDLAIQRLFATGMTLQSAGRLIEDSPASERVLRAVDDLDETIKIIRTTIFGLRSREAGAGQGLRARAVRTVGEAAPVLGFAPSLRMEGLLDTDVPREIADHLVAVLSEALTNVCRHAHATRTDVALETDGREVVLTVSDNGVGLPPDGRRSGLANISERAQQLGGKLELSCPSGGGTSLVWRVPVGTP; from the coding sequence GTGGCAAGCTCGGAGGACGGCCGCGTACGGCTGCCGCAGCTGAGGCTGGACGAGCTGTTGGAGGAGCTGCAGGCCCGCCTGGACGCGGCGCGTGGCACCCGGGACCGGGTGCACAGCCTGTTGGAGGCCGTGCTGTCGGTCGGGCGGGAGCTGGACCTGGAGCAGGTGCTGCACAGCATCGTCGAGGCGGCGGCGGTGCTGGTCGACGCCGACTACGCCGCGCTGGGTGTGATCGCGCCGAGCGGGACGTCTCTCTCGCAGTTCCTGACGGTCGGGGTCAGCGACGAGGAGATCGCCGTGATTGGCCCGTACCCCTCCGGGCACGGCATCCTCGGCGAGCTGATCAGGAATCCCCGGCCGCTGCGGCTGCCGAAGATCTCCGAGCACCCTTCGTCGTACGGTTTCCCGTCCCATCACCCGCCGATGAAAACCTTCCTCGGCGTCCCGATCCGGGTGCGCGACCACGTCTTCGGCAATCTCTATCTGACTGAGAAGCGGGGCGGGGCTCAGTTCGACGATGAGGACGAGTCCGTGCTGTCCACCTTGGCTGTCGCCGCCGGGGTGGCGATCGACAACGCCCGGCTGTACGAGGAGGTCAAGCTGCGCGAGCGCTGGCTGCGCGCGAACGCGGACATCACGCACAGCCTTATGTCGGGCAGCCCCCGCAGCGAGGTTCTCACTCTGATCGCCGAACGGGCCAAGGAGATCGCGGGCGCCGAACTGGCCGTGGTGGCGCTGCCGATGCCCGACACCGGCACGCTGGCGATCGAGCTGGCGATCGGGCCGAACGCGGACGCTCACCGTGGGCTGGTGCTGCCGGTGGAGGGAAGCCTGAGCGGCGCCGCTTTCACCGCGGGCGCGCCGGTAACGAGCGCGGATGTCACCCACGACGAGCGCGTTTCGGCCGGGCCGCCGCGGTTCGCCGGGCTGGGGCCCGCGGTGGCTGTGCCCATTGGCACCGCGGACGGGGTACGAGGGGTGCTGCTGCTGGCCCGCGAGGCGGGCGCGACGGTCTTCGCGGACGAGGAGACCGACCCGCTGCGGAGTTTCGCCGGTCAGGCGGCGGTGGCGATGGAGCTGGCGGAGCGACGCAGCGACGCGGAGCAGATCGCCTTGCTGGAGGACCGCGACCGGATCGCCCGTGACCTGCACGACCTGGCGATCCAACGGCTCTTCGCGACCGGCATGACACTCCAGAGCGCGGGGCGTCTGATCGAGGACTCCCCGGCTTCGGAGCGTGTGCTGCGCGCGGTTGACGACCTGGACGAGACCATCAAGATCATCCGCACGACCATCTTCGGACTGCGCTCACGCGAGGCGGGGGCCGGGCAGGGCCTGCGGGCACGCGCTGTGCGGACCGTCGGAGAAGCGGCTCCGGTGCTGGGCTTCGCGCCGAGCCTCCGGATGGAGGGGCTGCTGGACACCGACGTGCCTCGGGAAATTGCCGACCACCTGGTGGCGGTTCTCTCGGAGGCTCTGACCAATGTCTGCCGCCATGCGCACGCCACCCGGACTGACGTGGCACTGGAGACGGACGGACGAGAAGTGGTGCTGACGGTCTCCGACAATGGTGTGGGACTCCCTCCCGACGGGCGCCGCAGCGGCCTGGCCAACATCTCCGAGCGGGCACAGCAGCTGGGCGGCAAGCTGGAGTTGAGCTGCCCGTCCGGTGGCGGAACCTCGCTGGTCTGGCGCGTACCCGTAGGCACCCCCTGA
- a CDS encoding potassium channel family protein: MKALIAGAGRLGTQIAQVLAAAGNDVTVVEADADRVDALQGQLAVRLILGDACEPAYLEQAGAHTADLVIAATGKDEDNLVISLLTKRQCAAPRVVARINDAENAWLFDQRWGVDIAVPAATPLISLIEEATGATDTVALLRLSKAGVDIIETVITTHSRAVGKPLSDIPLPDGTVVATVIRDGRPTVPGPAVRLQPGDELLLVSHSATEQEIHSAFQ, from the coding sequence ATGAAGGCCCTGATCGCCGGAGCCGGCCGACTGGGCACCCAGATCGCCCAGGTGCTCGCCGCCGCCGGCAACGACGTCACTGTGGTGGAGGCGGACGCCGACCGCGTCGATGCGCTTCAGGGACAGCTCGCCGTACGCCTCATCCTGGGGGACGCCTGCGAACCGGCATACCTGGAGCAGGCCGGCGCCCACACAGCCGACCTCGTCATCGCTGCCACCGGAAAGGACGAGGACAACCTCGTCATCAGCCTGCTTACCAAACGGCAGTGTGCCGCGCCACGTGTCGTTGCCCGCATCAACGATGCTGAGAACGCCTGGCTGTTCGACCAGCGCTGGGGTGTCGACATCGCCGTCCCTGCTGCCACTCCGCTGATCTCCCTCATCGAGGAGGCAACCGGTGCCACCGATACCGTGGCACTGCTGCGCCTCAGCAAGGCGGGCGTCGACATCATCGAAACCGTGATCACCACGCACTCTCGCGCAGTCGGCAAACCCCTCTCGGACATCCCTCTGCCCGACGGAACCGTCGTCGCCACCGTCATACGGGACGGCCGACCGACCGTGCCCGGACCGGCTGTCCGCCTCCAGCCCGGTGACGAGTTGCTCCTCGTCTCGCACAGCGCCACCGAGCAGGAGATCCACTCGGCGTTCCAGTGA
- a CDS encoding universal stress protein — translation MARAIAVGVDGSPESLAAADWAAREATLRGLPLRIVHAWLWQPLDVPVVQDREALTQSANAVVREAETHVAARYPDLSVSAEVVPDTAVAALLGADEQAEMLVLGSRGHGALVGFMLGSYGQQVIAAATRPVVSVRAQTGDAGEPEGAEIVVGQQGGAEYSDAVLGFAFEAAAVRGATVRAVRAWSLPPVFAYSPGSMRLADEAGGLEPFEKKALEQALAPWRERFPDVPVIEHVEIGSAGQVLLSAASRARLLVVGRRVRRSPVGTRIGSVAHAALHHATCPVAVVPHD, via the coding sequence ATGGCCCGCGCAATCGCTGTAGGAGTGGACGGTTCCCCGGAGAGCTTGGCCGCGGCCGACTGGGCAGCCCGCGAAGCGACACTTCGGGGGCTGCCGCTCCGGATCGTGCACGCCTGGCTCTGGCAGCCCCTCGACGTGCCCGTGGTCCAGGACAGGGAGGCACTGACGCAATCGGCGAACGCTGTGGTACGGGAAGCCGAGACGCATGTGGCCGCCCGGTATCCCGACCTGTCGGTGTCCGCCGAGGTGGTGCCCGACACCGCGGTTGCCGCGCTGCTCGGCGCCGACGAGCAGGCCGAGATGCTGGTATTGGGATCACGGGGTCACGGCGCCCTCGTCGGCTTCATGCTCGGCTCGTACGGTCAGCAAGTGATCGCTGCCGCCACGCGTCCGGTGGTCTCGGTCCGGGCTCAGACAGGGGACGCAGGCGAGCCGGAGGGCGCTGAGATCGTCGTGGGGCAGCAGGGCGGGGCGGAGTACAGCGACGCGGTGCTGGGATTCGCCTTCGAGGCCGCGGCGGTACGGGGGGCGACCGTGCGAGCGGTGCGGGCCTGGAGTCTGCCGCCCGTCTTCGCCTACAGCCCTGGTTCGATGCGCCTGGCCGACGAGGCAGGAGGGCTGGAACCGTTCGAGAAGAAGGCACTGGAGCAGGCACTCGCCCCCTGGCGCGAGCGGTTTCCGGACGTGCCGGTGATCGAGCATGTCGAAATCGGGAGCGCGGGGCAGGTGCTCCTGTCGGCCGCCTCTCGTGCGCGGTTGCTTGTGGTCGGCCGCCGCGTACGCCGCTCACCCGTCGGTACGCGCATCGGGTCCGTCGCCCATGCCGCCCTCCACCATGCGACCTGCCCCGTCGCGGTAGTTCCGCACGATTGA
- a CDS encoding Hsp20/alpha crystallin family protein — translation MPRAGALTASAWTSGRRSGPRSARRGGAGPPDPPQTVPDGAGRPWSTNGERGAGSDGRPTRGRCDECNDRTAAWPPLLPDPFGWVEGGVPGLHQIPGRHSIRIEESLSGGTYVSRAELPGIAPDSDIEISVAEGVLTLRAATRRPRKHHTESATALSPARSGCPPERAATMRLADLEDGVLTIPVPVPKSGTRTIPVRHG, via the coding sequence GTGCCGCGCGCGGGCGCCTTGACCGCTTCCGCATGGACCAGTGGGCGAAGGAGTGGGCCGAGGTCGGCCCGGCGTGGCGGCGCAGGACCACCTGATCCGCCCCAGACGGTCCCCGACGGGGCCGGTCGGCCCTGGAGTACGAACGGGGAGCGGGGGGCTGGAAGCGACGGGAGGCCGACCCGAGGGAGGTGTGATGAGTGCAATGATCGAACGGCCGCCTGGCCACCACTTCTGCCGGACCCGTTCGGGTGGGTCGAGGGCGGAGTTCCGGGTCTGCACCAAATCCCCGGACGGCACAGCATCCGCATTGAGGAGAGCCTATCGGGCGGTACGTACGTCTCGCGGGCTGAGCTCCCGGGCATCGCCCCCGACAGCGACATCGAGATCAGTGTCGCGGAGGGTGTGCTGACGCTGCGCGCAGCGACGAGACGACCGAGAAAGCACCACACAGAATCCGCTACGGCACTTTCGCCCGCTCGGTCAGGCTGCCCGCCGGAGCGCGCGGCGACGATGCGACTTGCCGACCTCGAGGACGGCGTGCTCACCATCCCGGTACCGGTACCGAAGTCGGGTACCAGGACCATCCCCGTGCGGCACGGCTGA